The genomic stretch CCTATGAAATCACAATCCCCCACAAGAACTCCACTACTCCCTCTCACTAGGCATTTTCTTCAATGACAAGCCATCAACTTCTCATTGGGGAGGAAGTTGGGGAGGGGGGGGTCTGCCAATTCAATTTTAGCCACAGCAGCCTCAAACCCAAAGACTTggcataaggaaaaataaaattcttctgaTTGTATCACACCAATAATAGAATTATGAGAATGAAAGCTGAGTTCAGGATAGTAAAATAATAACTTCAGAGTTGGGTTTTCCATTCTAAAAGTTTACCAACTTCAAAGCTATGTTAAACTTAAGTTAAAGATGAAACGCAGTTTTCCCTGGACCAATATGAAGTGAAGTGGATTACCAGGTTGAGGACCAGAATGAAGGTGTTTCTAGATTTAAGTCCAGCGGCTTTTTGGTGTTAGGTACGACAACCTGAatgagcctcaatttccccacTCACAAAAACACAGCAATGCAGATTCCCCTCACAACTTCAGAAGGCGGTGGTCTGATACAGAACCGAGTACTGTGGaaaacaagtgaagtgaagtcgctcagtcgtgtccgactctttgcgaccccgtggacggtagcctaacaagctcctccgtccataggattttccaggcaagagtactggagtgggttgccatttccttctccagatcttcccaacccaggggtcgaacccgggtctcccatattgcgggcagacgctttaccgtctgagccaccagggaactgtgTGGAAATAGAAGCACACACCAAAGCAACACATTATTATTGAGATCACTTCTAGAATCATTACCCGCTAGGATGAAGCTCCCCACACAAGAGATGAAGCCCGAGAGGAAGGAATTGAAGGGGAAGGTCCCCACGAGGAGACAATAACCGAATTGCAGCGCTCCGGTCAGCAGTATATACAGGAGGTACGCGTCCAACAACTTCAAACGCTGAGGAGTGGCGCTCAAATACTCTTCTAAAAACCGCGAGATGACCGACAACACAGACGCCGACATGGCTACAGTCGGCTACAAGCTGAATATTCCCGCCGGCCTACCCTCAAACTCCTAACTGAACAGACCACCACACCGGATATAGAGTTGGCGCATGCGCACAGCTAATCTCCAAGCTCCGCCCTCCTCGAGTTGCCACTTTGCGCAGGCGAATAGGCCGGCCAAGGCGCGAAACAAGTAATGCGCAGACGCACAATACGTCTGCTGCCTGAGAACTACAGCCAGAGAAAGCTAGTGCGCCTGCGCAACGGATCTGTCCCAGAGTTGGAGACGTGTCCTCTTTTTGTCCTGTTTCCGCCGGCAGGTTAGTGAAGGCTCACAGTTGCTCTAGCAACAGGGTAGcgtgggaggaaggggaggatagGTTTTTCAGCGGACAGCGTGGCTACCCGAGGGTTCCGGCTTTCTTTGGTTCTTGGGCGTCCTAATTGGATCTGCTTTAAGTCAGTGTCTGGCGCTTCCTGAGTTTCGGTATCCGCTAGGCCCTAAATCTGTTAAGGGCACTAACTGCATATGCCTGTCCCCGATCATTAGAGGAAGTCAAGTTGTCCCGCAGTGAGAACCACCGGAGCCGGTCACTGCGTAGGCATCAGTTTAGACTTGGTTACTGGAGAAGGCAAGTGCGGAGCGAAGGTGGGGGAGCTCGACCTCCGCCCGGCCCTGAACTCGATTTGGGAGCTGACCTCTTGAGTACGCTTAGAAATAAGCGCGGTAAAACCTAGGCCCGCAGGTGTTCATTCAATCAGCAGACATTTATTGGAcgcctcctccagcccccatTTTGCTAAATCGTAGGTCGTTATGCTAGATTGTAGGTATCCTCAGGGAAATATTATATAGTCTTAaaagagctggtgatgggcagaggTGGGGAGAAAGTCCATTAAATTGCATAAAGGTATATGATcaagtttgctgctgctactgctaagtcgcttcagtcgtgtccgactctgtgcgaccccatagacggcagcccaccaggcttccccgtccctgggattctccaggcaagaacactggagtgggttcccatttccttctccagtgcgtgaaagtgaagtcgctgagtcatgtccgacacttagcgaccccatggactgttagccaaccaggctcctccgtccatgggattttccaggcaagagtactggagtggggtgccattgccttctccgatgatcaAGTTTAGCAGCCTTCTGTTCCCAAGCTATCATCTTGAACCTGTCGAACTCTCCCAGAATGACATCTCTGAAAGGCCTGTAAGAGCATTGCCTGGTGCCTAGTTCAAACCCTACTTGCTCCAACTTATTTTGCAGAGGAAACTAAAAAGTTTGAGGGTTTGTATTCTAACAAATGAGATTAACTATTCATATCtagcattttaactttttttgaaaaataagatataCCTTAATTTCTGGCATTTTCTGCGTTTTAATTTCATATGAATCTGACCTTCCAGACCTAGTCTTTCTCCCTGAGCTACAAGTAGTACATGAACCAGATATTTTTACAGCTTACATTTAACTTTGAACTATCCTAGGCATTCAAGCAAAATTCCTAAAACAGCAAGtttccttcattcattttcactttttatttgtgtttaaacTGGAACCAAATGAGCATCACAAATGTACTGATTAACAGTCGTGAGCAAAACCTTGCTTAGTTCTAGAAAGAAGAGATGTAATCCATGTCCTCAAAAAACTTTACAATCTATTTGAAGCTATATTCATATTCACACTCATGGAGATTTACACTGTTATCAGAACTTCAACCTAAACTCTCTAATGTTGCTGAGAAAAAAGTGCATAACCATGCCAGTTCTGAATTTCAATATAAGGCAagaagcctcagtttctctgtcaAGTTGAAACTTTCTCCCTGCCTCATCAGTAAATAGGACAGAAGCTTCCTCACCAGTATTCAGCTTCAAACTTTAAAGACTAGGTGGATGCTGTTTAATCATTTAGGAGTGGGTTCCTGAGGGGAATCATCTGGGCTCCTTCCAGTAGTCTCTCCCTTTTGTTTTGTCTACCTTTGATCCTTGTCTACTATCATCATTAGCATCGCCACAGGAACTCCCAAAGGggaaaagcagaagagatgaaaaaCATCCAATTCACTCACTGAATACATCCTTTTCTAAGATCTGCAAAGTCAAACACCGATAAAATGAACTAAAGCTTTCTGGACTACTTAAAACAGCAAGTAGTCTTCTGTGTTCAGTTTATGattctgttaggggaagcacactgattgaaactgcccaccctggccagtcaccatagtaactatttgcatgagttgttttatgacaggagatcctgataaggaatacagaaataataagccaccaccaaccggaagagttcgggaaaggtcgaaaggagacacagcgtgtccgtccacttcccagaatccctcacgctagcatccatcttgggtgaGCGATGAttcgtgcaccaccaggaaagattctgaattagaatgactggccaaagaccaccgggaaactaatcccatcgaaacagagcagttctcctgggttcccttaccctactgctctccacctgggtgccctttcccaataaaatctcttgctttgtcagcacatgtgtctcctcagacaattcatttccgagtgttagacaagagcccagttttgggccctggaaggggtcccccttcctgcaacagttctATAATCATTGAAACATGTTTTTGACTGATCTCTCAATGGGAAATTAATGCTAGTGTtagtttcaatattttaaatcagaatctctgtaaAAAGTCACATCCTGAGTAGTGGACATAATCAAGAGTCAGACAATCCTGGATTTGAGCCTTGATTCTgctgttttgctgttgtttagtcactaagtcatgtcagactctttgcgaccccatggactatagcctgccaggctcctctgtccttgggatttcccagacagaaatactggagtgggttgccatttctttctccagaaaatcttccagacccagggctcaaacccatgtgtcctgcattggcaggcagattctttaccactgagccaccagggaagctccgcTATTGATTGGTTCTCTAACCCAGAACAAGTTAGCCTGACAGCCTCATTTTCCTCTTGTTCAAGATGGAAAGAACAATACCTGAATTGTTGACTGAAGtaaaaatgcacaatgtgagagctgtgagtttcagttttatttggggaTTTGCTGAGGACTACAGCCCAAGAGACTGTCTCAggtagctctgaggaactgctctgaagaggtaggGGAGAGGTGATCATGTCTTTGTGGAGAAGGGAGTAGGTAAGTGCTGGCAAGCACATCTTGGTAGAGGGCTACTGCTAGTCACAAGGCACAGATATcttagttaatgattttagtgcttttctaagtatggACAAATGCCAGAAGTTGTGTTGCAGGAAAATGGGGCATGAGAGGATGGTCACTTCCCAAGTCTTGGCAAGACCCCGGGATAAGCCACAAAGTGAGGGTCCTTGACTTCCTATAGGAAATAATTCAAGAACTAGATGAAGGAGAGTGAGAGCAGGTTTACTGAGGGGGTTACATCCTCCATAGCgtgtgggccatctcaggagAGAAGCCCCATGGTTGTTAGTTTTTATAggttgggtaatttcataggctaacaaGTGGGAAGGttattccaactatttggggAAAGGAGTGGGGGTTTCTAGAAATTGGG from Capra hircus breed San Clemente chromosome 10, ASM170441v1, whole genome shotgun sequence encodes the following:
- the DAD1 gene encoding dolichyl-diphosphooligosaccharide--protein glycosyltransferase subunit DAD1, with the translated sequence MSASVLSVISRFLEEYLSATPQRLKLLDAYLLYILLTGALQFGYCLLVGTFPFNSFLSGFISCVGSFILAVCLRIQINPQNKADFQGISPERAFADFLFASTILHLVVMNFVG